The window CGAAGCGCAGTCGCGGCGGCTGCTGGGCAGCCCCGCCGTCATTTCGCGGCTGGAACGCAGCGAGCCGCGCGAGGCCGGCCCCCTGCTGGTGCCGGTGATGGGCGTGCGCCCCGAGCAGCTGCGCGACACTTATCGGCAGTCGCGCTCCGAGGGCCGCACCCACCACGCCATCGACATCCACGCGCCGCGCGGCACGCCGGTACTGGCCGTGGCCGACAGCCGGGTTCGCAAGCTGCACTCGGGCGACCGCGGCGGGCTGTCGGTGTACCTGGTGGACGAAGACGGCGTCACGCGCTACTACTACGCGCACCTGGACGCCTACGCCGAGGGGCTGCGCGAGGGGCAGCGGGTGCAGCGCGGCGAGGTGATCGGGTTCGTGGGCGACACGGGGAACGCGCAGCCGGGCGACTGCCACCTCCACTTTTCCGTCGCCATCCTGGACGACCCCGCGCAGTGGTGGGAAGGCCGCAACCTGAACCCGTACGATCTGCTGGTGCGCGACTGATCCGCGCCCGGCCTCATCGAAAGACGAAACGCCCCGTCCAGGACACCGGACGGGGCGTGCTGCTTGC is drawn from Longimicrobium sp. and contains these coding sequences:
- a CDS encoding M23 family metallopeptidase; amino-acid sequence: MNLPLKHAAFAVLTLATLALPARAEAQSRRLLGSPAVISRLERSEPREAGPLLVPVMGVRPEQLRDTYRQSRSEGRTHHAIDIHAPRGTPVLAVADSRVRKLHSGDRGGLSVYLVDEDGVTRYYYAHLDAYAEGLREGQRVQRGEVIGFVGDTGNAQPGDCHLHFSVAILDDPAQWWEGRNLNPYDLLVRD